The proteins below are encoded in one region of Alistipes indistinctus YIT 12060:
- the traN gene encoding conjugative transposon protein TraN yields MKKLLILAAGLALSLRGFSQNEPVKSFPDKQVVRPYRVEVTFTKTVHILFPAAVTYVDLGSTDLIAGKADGAENVVRIKAAVRNFSGETNFSVITADGCFYSFNATYSAEPGQLNIEMEDWLHKDPYSDFANDRMYIRLDELGNETPLVVNRIMHTIYERNAREIRTVGSKHFGVQAWLKGVYIHNDLMFLHTSFRNFTRVPFDIDFIRFRIADKNVAKRTALQETFIKPVRVYNELARIGAKKTVRSVYAFGKITIPDDKVLVMEIYESNGGRHQSFRIENPELVNARFVDELKIK; encoded by the coding sequence ATGAAAAAATTATTGATTCTTGCGGCGGGGCTTGCCCTGTCGCTGCGGGGATTCTCCCAAAACGAACCCGTTAAATCTTTCCCTGACAAGCAGGTGGTCAGACCCTACCGCGTGGAGGTCACATTCACCAAGACCGTGCATATTCTCTTTCCCGCTGCGGTCACGTATGTGGATTTGGGCAGTACGGATCTGATCGCAGGCAAGGCCGACGGAGCCGAGAATGTCGTCCGTATCAAAGCGGCTGTCCGGAACTTTTCCGGCGAGACGAATTTCTCTGTCATCACGGCGGACGGATGCTTTTACAGTTTCAATGCGACTTATTCTGCCGAGCCGGGACAGCTCAACATCGAGATGGAGGACTGGCTTCACAAAGACCCGTACAGCGATTTTGCCAATGACCGCATGTATATCCGTCTCGACGAACTGGGCAATGAAACGCCGCTGGTGGTCAACCGTATCATGCATACGATCTATGAGCGGAACGCCCGTGAAATCCGCACCGTCGGCAGCAAGCATTTCGGTGTGCAAGCATGGCTCAAGGGTGTGTACATTCACAACGACCTGATGTTTTTGCATACGTCGTTTAGAAATTTCACCCGCGTACCGTTTGACATCGATTTTATCCGTTTTCGAATCGCGGACAAAAATGTGGCCAAGCGAACGGCCCTTCAGGAGACGTTCATTAAGCCGGTACGAGTATATAACGAACTGGCGCGCATCGGTGCGAAAAAAACCGTGCGGAGCGTGTATGCGTTCGGCAAAATCACCATACCGGACGACAAAGTGCTGGTAATGGAGATATATGAGAGCAACGGGGGACGCCACCAGTCCTTTCGCATCGAAAACCCGGAACTGGTGAATGCCCGTTTTGTGGACGAACTTAAAATCAAATAA
- a CDS encoding TraQ conjugal transfer family protein — METVIKAVAICGLVAGALWMLSSCNDRIDVQKDYEFSLSTWYLQKTIKQDEPVEIRFTLERAGNYDGAEYSVGYIQMEGKGVVYDEAGTLLTNREMHALDDMANVDHSHPFKDVFTLFYRSVSDKKSELKFIVMDNFGQHTDITVNFEIEK, encoded by the coding sequence ATGGAAACAGTTATCAAGGCAGTAGCGATCTGCGGCTTAGTCGCGGGCGCATTATGGATGCTTTCGTCCTGCAACGATCGGATCGATGTTCAGAAAGATTATGAGTTCAGCTTGTCGACCTGGTATTTGCAAAAAACGATCAAACAGGACGAGCCGGTCGAGATTCGCTTCACTCTTGAGCGGGCCGGTAACTATGACGGTGCCGAGTATTCGGTCGGCTACATACAGATGGAAGGAAAAGGCGTTGTGTACGACGAGGCGGGGACCCTGCTTACCAACCGCGAAATGCACGCGCTCGACGATATGGCGAACGTGGATCATTCCCATCCGTTCAAAGATGTTTTCACGCTGTTTTACCGGAGCGTAAGCGACAAAAAATCCGAATTGAAATTTATCGTGATGGATAATTTCGGACAACACACGGATATAACCGTCAATTTTGAGATAGAGAAATAA
- a CDS encoding DUF4134 domain-containing protein, with translation MSVTATTAWAQTGKGLQGINDATSMVTSYFEPVTQLIFAVGAITGLVGGIKTFQKFSSGDPDVGKTAAAWFGSCIFLIVSATVLQSFFL, from the coding sequence ATTTCGGTTACGGCGACCACCGCATGGGCTCAGACCGGGAAAGGCCTGCAGGGCATCAACGATGCGACAAGCATGGTCACCAGTTACTTCGAGCCTGTGACACAGCTGATTTTTGCCGTCGGAGCGATCACCGGCTTGGTGGGCGGCATCAAGACTTTTCAAAAATTCAGCAGTGGCGACCCCGACGTCGGCAAGACCGCCGCAGCTTGGTTTGGAAGCTGTATTTTCTTGATTGTCAGCGCAACTGTGTTGCAGTCATTCTTTTTATAG
- a CDS encoding relaxase/mobilization nuclease domain-containing protein produces the protein MVAKITSGTSLYGALAYNKLKIDEGQARIIGSNQILLPGGDPSKLGIPQVMQEIEPYLEANRRTKVPIFHVSLNPDPRDKLSEDELTAIAREYMEQMGYADQPYIVYRHDDIKRSHIHIVSVRVDREGKKIKSGFEARRSMKILREIEKKYHLHPAVKGQSVKDFHELRKLDYTASNLKQQVSSIVRAALSRYRFPSIKEFNTLLNTYNIYVDEIKGEQDGRSYQGIVYGAISDKGERVGIPIKSSKIGKDVG, from the coding sequence ATGGTCGCAAAAATAACCTCCGGTACCTCGCTCTACGGAGCATTGGCTTACAATAAGCTGAAAATAGACGAAGGCCAGGCACGGATAATCGGCAGCAACCAGATCCTGCTTCCCGGCGGCGACCCTTCGAAGCTGGGAATACCTCAAGTCATGCAAGAAATCGAACCTTATCTGGAGGCAAACCGCCGGACAAAGGTACCGATCTTCCACGTCTCACTCAATCCCGATCCGCGCGACAAGCTGTCCGAGGACGAATTGACGGCAATCGCCCGCGAGTACATGGAACAAATGGGCTATGCCGATCAGCCTTATATCGTTTACCGGCATGACGACATCAAGCGCAGCCACATCCATATCGTCTCGGTTCGTGTGGACCGCGAAGGGAAGAAAATCAAATCCGGCTTCGAAGCCCGGCGCTCGATGAAAATACTGCGTGAAATCGAAAAAAAATATCATTTGCATCCAGCAGTAAAAGGGCAATCCGTGAAAGATTTTCACGAACTCCGCAAGCTGGACTATACTGCAAGCAATCTCAAGCAGCAGGTATCTTCGATTGTTCGGGCGGCTTTAAGCAGGTACCGGTTCCCGTCGATAAAGGAGTTCAATACGCTACTCAACACCTATAACATATATGTGGACGAGATCAAGGGGGAACAAGATGGTAGATCCTATCAAGGCATTGTTTACGGAGCGATAAGTGACAAAGGAGAAAGGGTAGGCATTCCAATCAAATCGAGCAAGATTGGCAAAGATGTAGGCTGA
- a CDS encoding ParA family protein, with protein MKRLLVQQHRQIGRKAYSVLKSDPERAHADTLGFLENDPEGTDVVLFDMPGTLNTHGVFRTLSMLDYLFVPILADRMVVESSIMYSKILQEQLIGKKGCNLKGIFHFWASVDKRVRTDLYDRYDHVLEKLGLSSMKTRIPARSKFSKEISLNGGPIYRSTLFASDNRFVRDARLDALASEICAVTKLDPPCLEK; from the coding sequence TTGAAAAGGCTGCTTGTACAGCAACACCGGCAAATAGGCCGGAAGGCCTATTCCGTTCTGAAAAGCGATCCTGAACGCGCCCACGCCGATACGCTCGGATTTCTCGAAAATGATCCGGAGGGAACCGATGTCGTCCTGTTCGATATGCCGGGCACGCTGAACACGCACGGAGTATTCCGGACGCTTTCCATGCTGGACTATTTGTTTGTCCCGATCCTCGCCGATCGGATGGTCGTCGAGAGTTCGATCATGTATTCTAAAATCCTTCAGGAACAGTTGATCGGGAAAAAAGGTTGTAACCTCAAAGGCATTTTCCACTTCTGGGCATCGGTCGACAAGCGGGTTCGCACCGATTTGTACGACCGTTACGACCATGTACTCGAAAAGCTCGGCTTGTCGAGCATGAAAACCCGTATTCCGGCTCGTAGTAAATTCAGCAAGGAGATTTCCCTGAATGGCGGTCCGATTTACCGTTCCACCCTTTTTGCCTCTGACAACCGATTCGTGCGGGACGCTCGTCTCGATGCGCTGGCATCTGAAATTTGCGCCGTCACCAAACTCGATCCGCCATGCCTCGAAAAATAA
- a CDS encoding DUF4141 domain-containing protein — protein sequence MKSKIIITCCLLMIAGTVRAQWGVFDWSNLTQGIINSSNEMAQTSMTAENVLANWKETVKIYEQSKAYYDKLRGVTETVKSVRKVKQCILMVGEISEIYVKNYDRMLSDPHFTSGELSSIAFGYSRLLEESTASLIDLQQIVTPGEMSMTDKDRLDLIDRVYRELTRYRRLTDYYTRKNISVAMLRAEETNDVQRAIALYGTDADRYW from the coding sequence ATGAAGTCGAAAATAATCATTACGTGCTGCCTGTTGATGATTGCGGGAACGGTACGGGCACAATGGGGCGTATTCGATTGGTCCAACCTGACGCAAGGCATCATTAACTCGTCTAATGAAATGGCACAGACGTCGATGACGGCTGAAAATGTGCTTGCCAACTGGAAAGAGACCGTCAAAATCTACGAGCAGTCGAAGGCGTATTACGACAAGCTCAGGGGTGTGACCGAGACGGTGAAAAGTGTCCGTAAGGTGAAGCAATGTATTTTGATGGTTGGAGAAATATCCGAAATTTATGTAAAAAATTATGATCGGATGCTTAGCGACCCTCATTTCACATCCGGTGAACTTTCATCCATTGCCTTCGGATATTCGCGTCTGTTGGAAGAAAGTACGGCTTCTCTGATCGACTTGCAGCAGATCGTCACACCCGGAGAAATGTCGATGACCGACAAAGACCGTCTGGACCTGATCGACCGGGTATATAGGGAACTTACCCGCTACCGCAGGCTGACGGATTACTACACGCGCAAAAACATCTCGGTGGCGATGCTCCGGGCCGAGGAGACGAACGACGTGCAGCGGGCTATTGCCCTGTACGGCACGGATGCCGACAGGTATTGGTAA
- a CDS encoding DUF4133 domain-containing protein — protein MEYEINRGIGRDVEFRGLTAQYLFIFAGGLLGAFFLLVILYIAGIPQGVCICTGITVATTVVYLTFRLNKKYGRWGLMKLVASKRHPRRIVHRKRIGRIFRCQKKL, from the coding sequence ATGGAGTACGAAATTAACCGGGGCATAGGCCGCGATGTGGAGTTCCGGGGATTGACCGCTCAGTACCTTTTCATTTTCGCCGGAGGCTTGCTTGGAGCATTTTTTCTGCTTGTTATCCTTTACATTGCTGGGATTCCGCAGGGCGTCTGTATTTGCACGGGAATAACCGTAGCGACGACGGTCGTGTACTTGACTTTTCGGCTGAACAAGAAATACGGACGCTGGGGGCTAATGAAGCTCGTAGCTTCAAAGAGGCATCCACGCCGTATCGTACATCGCAAGAGAATAGGACGCATATTTCGTTGTCAAAAAAAATTATAA
- a CDS encoding DUF4377 domain-containing protein, protein MKSYLQNSKAIKSFVIMAVCAVVFCYCKKNDDDIMMTVASRKGSCYVVEKFSCYIVRIGNSPDWMKITDNINGFEYEPGFEYVIKVQRKQINNPPEDYRGEYILKEIVSKEKKDSGNLPPDPEW, encoded by the coding sequence ATGAAAAGTTATCTTCAAAATTCCAAAGCCATTAAATCTTTTGTGATTATGGCTGTTTGTGCAGTCGTTTTTTGTTATTGCAAAAAAAACGACGATGACATTATGATGACCGTAGCATCCAGAAAAGGCAGTTGTTATGTCGTTGAGAAATTCAGCTGCTATATCGTTCGGATCGGCAATAGCCCGGATTGGATGAAAATCACCGATAATATAAATGGATTCGAGTATGAACCGGGATTCGAGTATGTTATCAAAGTCCAAAGGAAACAAATCAATAATCCCCCCGAAGATTACAGAGGAGAATATATCCTAAAAGAAATCGTCTCCAAAGAAAAGAAAGACTCCGGGAACCTGCCACCAGATCCCGAATGGTGA
- the traM gene encoding conjugative transposon protein TraM: protein MPEMTETKERTMPSSDGGQSRQPLSKKSQKRRTVYAIVVMLIPFSVFMYMIFGGKKQEPQPDNVDGYNVTVPDGRSKPIVADKRRAYEKVQQESRQDQRVQTVAKNPFLLLEGGKSEQPKPDDETNNYEKSQAAYREATRHVHDFYKQPDQGRQIDSLKRQVADLTERLESRQVPAKIDPLEMVERSYELASRYMGRAAEIPQGSGTNGQEAASGTAVVCKVPDQVVSALPQPVDDSEVVERLAVPRNYSFNTAVGSSREVVHKGIRACVAEDQQMAGGGRIKLRLLEPMSADGILIPANAEVFGTAAINGQRMSIIVTSIERGGSIIPVELTVHDLDGQPGLFVPNTAERTAMKEAAASVGSGLGSSVSFTRSAGQQVAMDVARGVMTGGTQYLAAKLRETKVFVKANYQLLLIPKD from the coding sequence ATGCCGGAAATGACAGAAACCAAAGAGCGGACGATGCCGTCTTCCGATGGCGGCCAATCCCGGCAACCGCTGTCGAAAAAATCCCAGAAGCGCAGGACAGTCTATGCTATTGTTGTTATGCTGATTCCCTTTTCGGTGTTCATGTATATGATTTTCGGAGGTAAAAAGCAAGAACCCCAACCGGACAATGTGGACGGTTATAATGTAACGGTGCCCGATGGCCGTAGCAAACCGATCGTGGCCGACAAGCGACGGGCGTATGAAAAGGTACAGCAAGAATCCCGGCAGGACCAGCGGGTACAAACCGTTGCGAAGAACCCGTTTCTGTTGCTCGAGGGCGGAAAAAGCGAGCAGCCGAAACCGGATGATGAGACGAATAACTACGAGAAGTCGCAGGCTGCTTACCGGGAGGCTACGCGCCATGTGCATGACTTTTACAAGCAGCCCGATCAGGGACGGCAGATCGACTCGCTCAAGCGGCAAGTGGCCGATTTGACCGAACGACTTGAATCCCGGCAGGTCCCTGCGAAGATCGATCCGCTGGAAATGGTCGAGCGATCCTATGAGCTTGCTTCGAGGTATATGGGACGTGCGGCGGAAATTCCGCAGGGTTCCGGGACGAACGGTCAAGAGGCAGCTTCCGGGACGGCGGTCGTTTGCAAGGTTCCCGATCAGGTCGTATCAGCATTGCCTCAGCCTGTTGACGACTCAGAGGTGGTTGAACGGCTTGCGGTTCCGCGAAACTATTCATTTAACACTGCGGTCGGAAGTTCCCGTGAGGTGGTCCATAAGGGCATCCGTGCCTGTGTGGCGGAGGATCAGCAGATGGCGGGCGGAGGACGTATAAAATTACGGCTGCTCGAACCGATGTCGGCCGACGGCATACTGATTCCCGCGAATGCGGAGGTATTCGGCACGGCTGCGATCAACGGGCAACGCATGAGCATTATCGTAACGAGCATCGAGCGGGGGGGCAGCATCATTCCGGTCGAGCTCACGGTACATGATCTGGACGGCCAGCCGGGACTTTTCGTGCCGAACACGGCTGAACGGACCGCGATGAAGGAGGCGGCGGCCAGCGTCGGAAGCGGTCTCGGATCGAGCGTGTCCTTCACGCGGAGCGCCGGACAGCAGGTGGCAATGGATGTGGCGCGGGGCGTGATGACGGGCGGAACACAGTATTTGGCCGCGAAACTGCGTGAAACGAAAGTATTTGTTAAGGCGAATTATCAACTATTGCTGATTCCCAAAGATTAA
- a CDS encoding DUF3408 domain-containing protein, which produces MPRKIIPPEDINEEYLRDLVGNVSPVLRNPDAAPVLETKPLPEAVQLPGESGDPIPATASKRRRISLPDYTDTFLHRVTHKRRVTINISEQMRETLKTILQHIGPFHLTLGGYIENILRNHVETYRDEINELNRNAREQKLL; this is translated from the coding sequence ATGCCTCGAAAAATAATTCCGCCGGAAGATATAAATGAGGAATACCTGCGCGATTTGGTCGGCAACGTTTCGCCGGTACTGAGGAATCCGGATGCCGCACCTGTTTTGGAAACGAAACCTTTACCGGAAGCCGTACAGCTGCCCGGCGAATCCGGTGACCCGATTCCGGCAACGGCATCCAAACGCCGCAGAATCTCCTTGCCGGATTATACGGATACTTTTCTTCATAGAGTAACACACAAGCGGCGGGTCACGATCAACATCAGCGAACAAATGCGGGAAACATTAAAAACGATCCTTCAGCATATCGGTCCCTTCCACCTGACGCTGGGCGGTTATATTGAAAACATACTCCGGAACCATGTCGAGACGTACAGGGACGAGATCAATGAGTTGAATCGGAACGCCCGGGAACAAAAACTCTTATAA
- the traJ gene encoding conjugative transposon protein TraJ, whose translation MMPLCDKLTGIASGIAGLGALLYISYRVWQSLARAEPIDMFPLLRPFAIGLCILFFQSLVLGGMNGILSPIVTGTHLILEEQTLNMNQLQQDKDQLERDNLARDPKKAYLVSDEAMDKEIDALGWSPDQLTTIETMYEKRGAYLFRGLIVDFFRWLLEFVFKVAALIIDTIRVFYLVVLSILGPIVFAISVFDGFQSSLVTWFGRYISVYLWLPVADLFSSMLARIQVLSLQKDIELMSSDPFYYFDSNNMVYLFFLAIGIVGFFSVPSVAGWIVQTSGMGAYTRKLNQHGGKIVNFAAGVTGAALGAGYRKIRSAMKKKQSKNK comes from the coding sequence ATGATGCCGTTGTGCGACAAACTGACGGGCATCGCCTCGGGAATTGCCGGCCTCGGAGCCCTGCTATACATATCTTACCGTGTCTGGCAGTCGCTCGCCCGGGCTGAACCGATCGATATGTTTCCTCTGTTAAGACCCTTTGCCATCGGTCTGTGCATCCTTTTTTTTCAGTCACTCGTGCTCGGCGGCATGAACGGAATACTCAGCCCCATTGTAACGGGAACCCATTTGATTTTAGAGGAACAAACCCTGAACATGAATCAGCTCCAACAGGACAAGGACCAACTCGAACGGGACAATTTGGCCCGCGACCCGAAAAAGGCATATCTCGTTTCGGACGAAGCGATGGATAAAGAGATCGACGCATTGGGCTGGTCGCCGGATCAGCTGACCACGATCGAGACCATGTACGAAAAGCGGGGGGCTTATCTTTTCAGGGGATTAATCGTCGATTTTTTCCGGTGGCTGCTTGAATTCGTGTTCAAAGTTGCAGCGCTGATCATCGATACGATTCGTGTGTTCTATCTGGTTGTTTTGTCGATTTTAGGACCTATCGTATTTGCAATTAGCGTATTCGACGGGTTTCAGAGTTCTTTGGTCACTTGGTTTGGACGCTACATCTCCGTCTACCTGTGGTTGCCGGTGGCCGACCTGTTCAGCTCGATGCTTGCCCGGATTCAGGTGTTGTCCCTGCAAAAGGATATTGAATTGATGAGTTCCGATCCTTTCTATTATTTTGACAGCAACAACATGGTCTATTTATTTTTCTTGGCGATCGGCATTGTCGGATTTTTTTCGGTTCCGTCGGTAGCCGGGTGGATCGTCCAGACGAGCGGCATGGGTGCCTACACGCGCAAGCTGAACCAGCACGGGGGCAAGATCGTGAATTTCGCTGCGGGGGTCACTGGGGCTGCTTTAGGAGCGGGCTACCGTAAAATTCGATCGGCTATGAAAAAGAAACAGTCAAAGAATAAGTAA
- a CDS encoding AAA family ATPase, with amino-acid sequence MIIQRIQLFNWKNFHDVDVNLTERCFIIGANAAGKSNFIDALRFLRDIAKQSGGLQEAVDLRGGITKIRCLAARNKTNISIEVHLGEPGDKSPVWIYKLSFAHTGGGIRKNQVKILEERVYSREKGQWILDRPIQGSEDEETLKFTYLEQVTANKNFRDIQYFFQNIEYLNIIPQFVRESYSAISSSHKEDYYGRNFLEKLATYNETKRNAYFRKINEFLKLAVPQLEELKFVKDKMGVPHLEARYVHWRAMGSKQQEAQFSDGTLRLIGFLFALLDFNGVILLEEPEINLHAGIITQLPEFISRIQRIKKLSRQVIITTHSYDMLANSSIGTDEVLVLHNTPEGTTIKRISDIQEIKAAVDAGFTIAEAAIPFTAPKTVKEMSQLKLDI; translated from the coding sequence ATGATTATACAAAGAATACAATTATTCAACTGGAAAAATTTTCATGATGTTGATGTCAATCTAACAGAACGTTGTTTTATCATAGGTGCCAATGCCGCAGGAAAGTCAAATTTCATTGATGCATTGCGTTTTTTGAGGGATATTGCAAAACAATCAGGCGGTTTGCAAGAAGCTGTCGACCTCCGTGGAGGTATAACAAAAATACGTTGTTTAGCTGCGAGAAATAAAACAAATATTTCAATCGAAGTACATTTGGGTGAGCCGGGTGATAAATCTCCAGTATGGATATATAAATTGAGTTTTGCTCATACAGGTGGTGGCATTCGGAAGAATCAAGTTAAAATACTTGAAGAACGTGTATATTCACGGGAAAAAGGTCAATGGATCTTGGATAGGCCTATCCAAGGTTCTGAAGACGAAGAAACTTTAAAATTTACCTATCTAGAACAGGTTACTGCCAATAAAAATTTTCGAGATATTCAATATTTTTTTCAAAATATTGAATATCTAAATATAATACCTCAATTTGTTCGAGAATCATATTCTGCAATCTCATCTAGCCATAAAGAGGATTATTATGGGCGTAATTTTTTGGAAAAATTAGCAACTTATAATGAAACTAAGAGGAATGCTTATTTTAGGAAAATAAATGAGTTTTTGAAGTTGGCAGTCCCTCAATTAGAAGAATTGAAATTTGTAAAAGATAAAATGGGTGTTCCTCATCTTGAAGCGCGATATGTCCATTGGCGAGCCATGGGCAGCAAGCAGCAAGAAGCACAATTCTCAGATGGAACATTACGTTTAATTGGTTTTCTATTTGCGTTGTTGGATTTTAATGGTGTTATTTTGCTAGAAGAACCCGAAATCAATCTTCATGCAGGAATTATAACGCAATTGCCTGAATTTATATCACGTATTCAGCGGATAAAAAAACTATCCCGACAAGTAATCATAACTACACATAGTTATGATATGTTAGCTAATTCCAGCATCGGAACAGATGAAGTACTAGTCCTCCATAACACTCCTGAGGGAACAACAATAAAACGGATATCGGATATTCAAGAAATAAAAGCAGCGGTTGACGCAGGTTTTACGATTGCTGAAGCAGCAATCCCATTTACTGCCCCTAAAACTGTCAAGGAAATGTCTCAACTTAAATTGGACATCTAA
- a CDS encoding pPIWI-associating nuclease domain-containing protein has protein sequence MREKVRSLLTNDFEKHLYEACLANLDDVNNVLRYNNFAFSIRELSRHFLKTLAPDENVKRCSWFKEETPNGNLSRGQRIIYAVQRGLTDKILEDMGYDLDELNIFKREMLETVNSLSKYTHIEPETFGMDAVEVERRSNKVLSVFATMVKMMDGCRKKLYDFLDTRISNHVLSDAITQSFDNIDCLAPHYSLEDIYVEDYKITDIDYEHISVDVTGKIDVVLEYGSRYERENDDGMDVNKSFPFETTVTYTIGSDFPNDDYEVKPFDGDTSEWWQVSEQDEETMIWQMKRESLEGNPGSDFPSE, from the coding sequence ATGCGCGAAAAGGTACGATCGCTCTTAACAAATGATTTTGAGAAACACTTATACGAGGCATGTCTTGCCAATCTGGATGATGTGAACAATGTTTTGCGATACAATAACTTTGCCTTCAGTATAAGAGAACTGTCGAGGCATTTTCTTAAAACGCTGGCACCGGATGAAAATGTAAAAAGGTGTAGTTGGTTTAAGGAAGAAACTCCGAATGGGAATCTATCGAGAGGCCAAAGGATAATTTATGCAGTTCAGCGAGGATTGACCGATAAAATCCTCGAGGACATGGGATATGATCTTGATGAACTCAACATTTTTAAGCGAGAAATGCTCGAAACAGTTAATTCCTTAAGCAAATATACTCACATAGAACCGGAAACATTTGGAATGGATGCGGTTGAGGTTGAGCGAAGAAGCAATAAGGTTCTTTCTGTTTTTGCCACAATGGTCAAAATGATGGACGGATGTCGCAAAAAGTTATATGATTTTTTAGATACTCGCATATCAAATCATGTGCTAAGCGATGCTATCACGCAATCGTTCGATAATATTGATTGTCTTGCTCCGCATTATTCATTGGAAGATATTTATGTAGAAGATTATAAAATAACGGATATTGACTATGAACACATTTCTGTTGACGTTACAGGAAAGATAGACGTTGTTTTAGAATACGGGTCAAGGTACGAACGGGAGAATGATGATGGCATGGATGTCAATAAATCGTTTCCCTTTGAAACAACAGTGACATACACGATCGGTTCTGATTTCCCGAATGACGACTACGAGGTAAAGCCGTTTGATGGGGACACCTCTGAGTGGTGGCAAGTTAGTGAACAGGATGAAGAAACCATGATATGGCAAATGAAAAGGGAAAGTTTAGAGGGAAATCCCGGATCAGATTTCCCTTCAGAATAG
- a CDS encoding plasmid mobilization protein: protein MVKIDRSAVEFYNRLNDLFYQFRAIANNYNQVVHAIHRGFSERSASRFLSELVRHTRELKAVSEQIRVLIGRFNDKYLREWSQK from the coding sequence GTGGTTAAAATCGATCGGTCCGCCGTAGAGTTTTACAACCGTTTGAACGATCTTTTTTATCAGTTCCGGGCCATAGCGAACAACTATAATCAGGTCGTTCATGCCATTCATCGGGGATTCAGCGAACGTTCCGCATCCCGATTCCTGTCCGAACTTGTACGGCACACAAGAGAACTGAAAGCGGTCAGCGAGCAGATACGCGTCCTGATCGGTCGATTCAACGACAAATACCTACGCGAATGGTCGCAAAAATAA
- a CDS encoding ParA family protein gives MEKESLFIAVGNQKGGVGKTTYTVLLSSYLHYQMGLRVLVVDCDAPQ, from the coding sequence ATGGAAAAAGAATCGTTATTTATCGCAGTCGGCAATCAAAAGGGCGGCGTAGGAAAAACCACCTATACCGTATTGCTATCGAGTTATCTGCATTATCAAATGGGCCTGCGCGTGCTTGTGGTGGATTGCGACGCCCCGCAATGA